A stretch of the Bacillus licheniformis DSM 13 = ATCC 14580 genome encodes the following:
- a CDS encoding carbohydrate ABC transporter permease → MRPAGGLNIAKVALFLLFAILSFLFVFPLFCLVLGSLKPSSELLRFGLNLKLSPEILSLDNYTYLFNGGSIYFQWFSNSLILVVISTVLTLLFSSMVGYGLAVYDFKGKNLLFVAVLLIMMVPIEILMLPLFKMTVSLHIVDTYAGVILPFIVSPVAVFFFRQYALGLPRDLLDSARMDGCTEFGIYFRIMAPLMKPAFGAMIILQSLNSWNNFLWPLIVLRSKEMFTLPIGLSALLSPYGNNYDMLISGSVLAILPVILIFLFFQKYFISGLTAGGIKG, encoded by the coding sequence ATGCGTCCTGCCGGAGGCCTCAACATTGCGAAAGTAGCTCTGTTTCTGCTGTTTGCGATATTAAGCTTTTTGTTTGTGTTTCCGCTCTTCTGCCTTGTACTCGGCTCGCTCAAGCCATCTTCGGAATTGCTGCGCTTCGGCCTGAATTTAAAGCTGAGCCCTGAAATCCTGAGCCTTGACAATTACACTTACTTGTTTAACGGAGGCAGCATTTATTTTCAATGGTTTTCGAACAGCTTGATTCTCGTGGTGATATCCACCGTGCTGACGCTCTTGTTTTCTTCAATGGTCGGATACGGGCTTGCCGTCTACGACTTTAAAGGAAAAAATCTCTTGTTCGTAGCCGTGCTCCTGATCATGATGGTGCCGATCGAAATTCTCATGCTGCCTTTGTTTAAAATGACGGTTTCTCTTCATATTGTCGACACATACGCCGGTGTGATCCTGCCGTTTATCGTCTCGCCTGTAGCCGTGTTTTTCTTCAGACAGTATGCGCTCGGCCTGCCGAGAGATTTGCTTGATTCCGCGAGAATGGACGGCTGCACAGAGTTCGGCATTTACTTCAGGATCATGGCGCCCTTGATGAAGCCGGCATTTGGAGCGATGATCATTCTTCAATCCTTAAACAGCTGGAACAACTTCTTATGGCCGCTGATCGTTTTGCGATCGAAAGAAATGTTTACGCTCCCAATCGGACTGTCCGCTTTGCTCAGTCCGTACGGGAACAATTATGACATGTTGATTTCGGGTTCTGTGCTGGCGATTCTGCCCGTGATTCTCATCTTCCTGTTCTTCCAGAAGTACTTTATATCAGGTTTGACGGCGGGCGGAATCAAAGGCTGA
- a CDS encoding carbohydrate ABC transporter permease, which translates to MKTVKTDTVHSFPPVSRKRKIRRLLYSAKAAPYIFTAPFVLSFCIFFLYPLISVVIMSFQSILPGEVRFIGTENYKALNNPTFYTALFNTVKYTFWTLLILIPVPLILAVFLDSKLVKFKNVFKSALFIPALTSTIVAGIIFRLIFGEMDTSLANSILAKLGGSPYNWLNNEHTGMFLMVMLASWRWMGINVLYFLAGLQNVPKELYEAAEIDGAGTFKKFYHITLPFLKPVSVYVLTISIIGGFRMFEESYVLWQNNSPGNIGLTMVGYIYQQGLAYNNMGYGSALGIVLLIIIFICSLISLKLSGSFKKEGY; encoded by the coding sequence TTGAAGACTGTTAAAACAGATACAGTGCATTCGTTTCCGCCGGTGAGCAGAAAAAGAAAGATCAGACGTTTATTATATTCAGCAAAAGCCGCACCCTACATTTTTACAGCACCTTTTGTACTCTCCTTTTGCATATTTTTTCTTTATCCGCTTATCAGCGTCGTCATCATGAGTTTTCAAAGCATTCTCCCCGGGGAAGTCCGCTTCATCGGGACGGAGAACTATAAAGCATTAAACAATCCTACATTTTATACCGCACTATTCAACACCGTAAAATACACCTTTTGGACATTGCTGATTTTAATACCTGTTCCTCTTATTCTGGCAGTCTTTTTAGATTCTAAACTCGTAAAGTTTAAAAACGTGTTCAAATCGGCTTTATTCATCCCGGCTCTGACTTCAACCATTGTGGCGGGGATTATTTTCAGGCTGATTTTTGGAGAAATGGATACATCCCTGGCGAATTCGATATTGGCTAAGCTCGGAGGTTCGCCGTACAACTGGCTGAACAATGAACATACCGGCATGTTTTTAATGGTGATGCTCGCATCTTGGAGATGGATGGGGATCAATGTCCTGTACTTTTTGGCGGGCTTGCAGAACGTTCCGAAAGAATTGTATGAAGCTGCCGAAATCGACGGGGCAGGCACGTTCAAGAAGTTTTACCATATTACGCTTCCGTTTTTAAAGCCCGTCAGCGTCTACGTGCTGACGATCAGCATCATCGGCGGCTTCCGGATGTTTGAAGAAAGCTACGTGCTGTGGCAGAACAACTCTCCGGGCAACATCGGCCTGACGATGGTCGGATACATTTATCAGCAGGGGCTTGCCTACAACAACATGGGCTACGGATCGGCGCTCGGCATCGTGCTCTTGATCATCATTTTCATCTGCAGCCTCATTTCATTAAAGCTGTCTGGATCTTTTAAAAAGGAGGGCTATTAA
- a CDS encoding ABC transporter substrate-binding protein, whose translation MVTVAVCLLLSGCKASPASDQADGTELTFWTFNGLHEQFYAEMVKEWNKKYPERKIKLNTVVYPYGQMHDNLSISLLAGKGVPDIADVELGRYSNFLKGSDIPLTDLTPLVEDERDKFVEARLTLYSKNGKLYGLDTHVGTTVMYYNMEMMNKAGVDPDDIKTWEDYREAGKKVVKALGKPMTTIETTDPNSFLPLVSQQGSGYFDEQGRLTLNNETNVKTLEFLKTLIEKDKIAVTTPGGNHHSEEYYGFMNQGGAASVLMPIWYMGRFLDYMPDLKGKIAIRPLPAWEEGGDRSAGMGGTATVIPKQAKQVDLAKDFLKFAKASKEGNIKLWTVLGFDPLRWDVWDSDELKKPNQYTEYFQNGQHIFSVLLDIKDEINPLYLTEDYAKTSDLVNRNILYEALKTKSKTPKEALDKAAAEVKGQ comes from the coding sequence ATGGTCACGGTCGCTGTATGTTTGCTTTTATCGGGGTGCAAGGCGAGTCCTGCCTCCGATCAAGCGGACGGCACCGAACTGACATTTTGGACATTCAACGGCCTTCATGAACAGTTTTATGCTGAGATGGTGAAAGAATGGAACAAAAAGTATCCCGAGCGAAAAATCAAATTAAATACAGTGGTGTATCCGTATGGACAGATGCATGACAATTTATCTATCTCGCTTTTAGCCGGGAAAGGGGTTCCAGATATTGCCGATGTTGAGCTGGGGCGCTATTCGAACTTTTTGAAGGGCTCTGACATTCCTCTTACCGATTTAACGCCGCTTGTGGAGGACGAACGCGACAAGTTTGTTGAAGCGAGGCTGACGCTCTACAGCAAGAACGGCAAGCTTTACGGACTTGACACACATGTCGGAACTACCGTGATGTATTACAACATGGAAATGATGAATAAAGCAGGCGTTGATCCGGACGACATCAAAACATGGGAAGATTACAGGGAAGCGGGCAAAAAGGTCGTCAAAGCTCTCGGAAAGCCGATGACGACGATTGAAACGACCGACCCGAATTCATTTCTGCCGCTGGTTTCCCAGCAGGGATCCGGTTACTTTGATGAGCAGGGGCGGTTGACATTAAACAATGAGACAAACGTGAAAACGCTCGAATTTTTAAAGACTTTAATTGAGAAAGACAAAATTGCCGTCACAACGCCCGGAGGCAATCATCACAGTGAAGAGTATTACGGATTTATGAACCAAGGCGGCGCGGCGTCTGTCTTAATGCCGATCTGGTATATGGGCCGTTTTTTGGATTATATGCCTGACTTGAAAGGGAAAATCGCGATCAGACCGCTGCCGGCATGGGAAGAAGGGGGAGACCGCTCAGCGGGAATGGGCGGAACGGCCACCGTGATTCCAAAACAGGCGAAACAGGTCGATCTGGCCAAGGATTTCTTGAAATTTGCCAAAGCGTCAAAAGAAGGCAACATCAAGCTGTGGACCGTGCTCGGGTTCGATCCGCTCAGATGGGATGTGTGGGACTCGGACGAATTGAAAAAACCAAATCAATATACAGAATACTTTCAAAACGGACAACACATCTTTTCCGTGCTTCTTGACATAAAGGATGAGATCAATCCGCTTTACCTTACTGAGGATTATGCGAAGACTTCCGATCTCGTCAACAGAAACATACTGTACGAAGCGCTCAAAACGAAGAGCAAAACACCGAAAGAAGCATTGGACAAAGCAGCAGCTGAAGTGAAAGGGCAATAG
- a CDS encoding sn-glycerol-1-phosphate dehydrogenase, whose protein sequence is MNDLISYVKKTLGACECGTVHHPLTVEKIAIGDNAVEQELPAFVKSASYKKAAVIYDETTGRLAGKRIASLLEETAETVPVLLEANEAGDVTADEQTLVSALIGVPIDADVLIAAGAGTIHDIVRFCAYQRGIPFISVPTAPSVDGFTSAGAPLILKGKKQTVQTTAPIALFADLELLCQAPQNMVAAGFGDMLGKVTSLADWEISRLLAGEPYCPAASRLTREALDQCLDRKDDIAAKMRDGIEKLMESLILSGLVMLVLDHSRPASGGEHHLSHYLEMKALENNKRQVLHGAKVGCSAIMLTDIYRSLIGASLGDQHAEQAIRSVYEKLPDGKKMAEWMRRIGGPVSFKELDVEEELVREALAYAHQLRDRYTGLKIINQYGLLPGLLGKGPGVKGVKM, encoded by the coding sequence ATGAATGACTTGATCTCTTATGTGAAAAAAACTTTGGGCGCATGCGAATGCGGAACCGTCCACCACCCGCTTACAGTCGAAAAAATCGCGATCGGCGACAATGCTGTTGAGCAAGAGCTGCCCGCTTTCGTGAAATCGGCTTCCTATAAAAAAGCCGCTGTCATTTATGATGAAACAACCGGACGGTTAGCCGGCAAGCGGATTGCCTCTCTTCTTGAGGAAACGGCTGAAACGGTTCCGGTGCTGCTGGAAGCTAATGAAGCGGGCGATGTGACGGCGGATGAGCAAACATTGGTGAGTGCATTGATCGGTGTACCGATTGATGCGGATGTACTAATTGCGGCCGGAGCGGGCACGATTCACGACATCGTCAGGTTTTGCGCCTATCAGCGCGGCATTCCGTTTATTTCAGTTCCTACGGCTCCGTCGGTTGACGGTTTTACTTCAGCCGGCGCACCGCTGATTTTAAAAGGAAAGAAACAGACGGTTCAAACGACAGCGCCGATCGCGCTTTTTGCCGATTTGGAGCTCTTGTGTCAAGCGCCGCAGAACATGGTAGCCGCAGGTTTTGGCGATATGCTCGGCAAGGTGACGTCGCTTGCGGATTGGGAGATTTCCCGCTTGCTTGCCGGCGAGCCGTATTGTCCGGCCGCCAGCCGGCTCACGAGGGAAGCGCTTGATCAATGTCTTGACCGAAAAGATGACATCGCCGCCAAGATGCGGGATGGGATTGAGAAATTGATGGAATCGCTGATCCTTTCTGGCCTAGTCATGCTGGTTCTCGACCATTCAAGGCCGGCTTCCGGCGGCGAGCACCATCTTTCCCACTACCTTGAAATGAAAGCGCTGGAGAACAATAAGCGGCAAGTGCTCCACGGTGCTAAAGTCGGCTGCAGCGCGATTATGCTGACTGACATTTACCGATCTCTTATCGGTGCAAGCCTGGGTGATCAACACGCTGAGCAAGCGATTCGCTCCGTTTATGAAAAGCTCCCTGACGGTAAGAAAATGGCAGAGTGGATGAGGCGTATCGGCGGGCCTGTATCATTCAAAGAACTCGATGTTGAAGAAGAGCTGGTGAGAGAAGCGCTCGCATACGCCCATCAGCTCAGAGACCGGTATACGGGACTGAAAATCATCAATCAATACGGCCTTTTGCCGGGGCTTTTAGGCAAAGGACCAGGCGTGAAAGGGGTTAAAATGTGA
- the araD gene encoding L-ribulose-5-phosphate 4-epimerase, producing the protein MLESLKEQVLKANLQLEEYRLVTFTWGNVSGIDRENKLVVIKPSGVKYSDLKAEDLVVLNMDGEIVEGDLKPSSDTPTHLYLYRQFQSIGGIVHTHSPWATSWAQSGKDIPSLGTTHADYYHGDIPCTREMDPDEIRSQYELNTGKVIVETFRHLDPLAVPAVLVNNHGPFCWGKDALTAVHNAVVLEEVAKMAYRSLMLNPSLKRIKSALQDKHYFRKHGADAYYGQ; encoded by the coding sequence GTGCTGGAATCTTTGAAAGAACAAGTATTAAAAGCGAATTTGCAGCTTGAAGAATACCGGCTTGTCACCTTTACATGGGGAAATGTCAGCGGTATTGACCGGGAGAATAAGCTGGTCGTCATCAAGCCGAGCGGTGTCAAATACAGCGATTTGAAAGCCGAAGATTTAGTGGTTCTGAATATGGACGGCGAGATTGTGGAAGGGGATCTGAAGCCATCTTCCGATACGCCGACACACCTCTATCTTTACCGGCAGTTTCAATCGATCGGCGGGATCGTCCATACGCATTCCCCGTGGGCGACAAGCTGGGCTCAGTCAGGGAAGGACATTCCGTCGCTCGGAACGACTCATGCCGACTACTACCACGGCGACATTCCGTGTACACGGGAAATGGATCCCGATGAAATCAGGAGTCAATACGAGCTGAATACAGGAAAAGTGATTGTAGAGACGTTCCGGCATCTTGACCCCCTGGCGGTGCCCGCCGTTCTCGTGAACAATCACGGGCCGTTTTGCTGGGGAAAAGACGCCTTAACTGCCGTACACAATGCCGTCGTCCTGGAAGAAGTCGCCAAGATGGCGTACCGCTCCCTGATGCTGAATCCGTCTCTTAAGCGGATTAAGAGCGCTTTGCAGGATAAGCATTATTTTCGAAAGCACGGGGCAGACGCCTATTACGGCCAATAG
- the araB gene encoding ribulokinase: MPYTIGVDFGTLSGRAVLVDVRTGEEIATAVKEYTHGVIDRELPVSKRKLPRDWALQHPADYIEVLEETIPSLLKQSKADPKEIIGIGIDFTACTILPVDENGTPLCMREEYASEPHSYVKLWKHHAAQEQANRLNQIAEERNEPFLQTYGGKISSEWLVPKVMQIAEEAPDIYDAAAEIMEAADWIVYMLCGTRKRNNCTAGYKAIWNNKSGYPSDDFFASLHPKLKNIVREKLTEDIYSVGEKAGGLTEEMAGKTGLLAGTAVAVANVDAHVSVPAVGITEPGKMLMIMGTSTCHMLLGEDVRMVPGMCGVVEDGILPGYVGYEAGQSCVGDHFHWLIQHFVPEAYLKEAEAEGISIYELLSQKAGSLQIGESGLLALDWWNGNRSTLVDADLTGMLLGMTLATKPEEIYRALVEATAYGTRIIIETFRQSGVPIEELYAAGGIAEKNPFIMQVYADVTNMEIKISGSPQAPALGSAIFGALAAGSMNGGYDHIEEAVAHMGKIKDKTYKPIPENVSLYDQLYAEYKELYTYFGKQNNVMKRLKKLKNIQSLSSDTGKAMA; this comes from the coding sequence ATCCCTTACACAATCGGAGTTGACTTTGGAACATTGTCAGGGCGTGCAGTTCTCGTCGATGTCCGGACAGGTGAGGAAATCGCGACAGCTGTCAAAGAGTACACGCACGGGGTGATAGACCGGGAGCTTCCGGTCTCAAAGCGAAAGCTTCCGAGAGACTGGGCGCTCCAGCATCCGGCCGATTACATTGAAGTGCTGGAGGAAACGATTCCGAGCCTTTTGAAACAGTCAAAAGCGGATCCGAAAGAAATCATCGGAATCGGAATCGATTTCACGGCTTGCACGATTTTGCCCGTTGACGAGAACGGGACTCCTCTTTGTATGAGGGAAGAGTATGCGTCGGAACCGCACAGCTATGTGAAGCTTTGGAAGCACCATGCTGCACAGGAGCAGGCGAATCGCTTAAATCAAATCGCGGAAGAAAGAAATGAACCTTTTCTTCAAACATACGGCGGGAAAATTTCTTCCGAGTGGCTCGTTCCAAAAGTGATGCAAATCGCGGAAGAAGCGCCTGACATTTATGATGCCGCAGCCGAGATCATGGAAGCGGCCGACTGGATCGTCTATATGCTGTGCGGAACCAGAAAGCGCAACAATTGCACAGCGGGTTATAAAGCGATTTGGAACAATAAGAGCGGCTATCCTTCCGACGATTTCTTCGCAAGCCTGCATCCGAAGCTGAAAAATATCGTTCGGGAAAAACTAACGGAGGATATTTATTCTGTAGGCGAAAAAGCGGGCGGACTGACTGAAGAAATGGCCGGGAAAACAGGGCTTCTGGCAGGTACGGCGGTCGCTGTCGCAAATGTTGATGCTCATGTGTCGGTTCCGGCGGTCGGCATCACAGAGCCGGGCAAGATGCTGATGATCATGGGAACGTCTACCTGTCATATGCTGCTCGGCGAGGATGTCAGGATGGTGCCGGGAATGTGCGGCGTCGTTGAAGACGGGATTCTGCCGGGCTATGTCGGCTATGAAGCGGGCCAATCGTGCGTTGGCGACCATTTTCATTGGCTGATTCAACACTTTGTTCCAGAAGCGTATTTGAAAGAAGCTGAAGCCGAAGGGATTTCCATTTACGAACTGCTGTCTCAAAAGGCCGGCAGTCTCCAAATCGGTGAAAGCGGTTTGCTTGCATTGGATTGGTGGAACGGAAACCGTTCAACACTCGTTGATGCCGATCTGACGGGAATGCTGCTCGGTATGACCCTTGCCACTAAGCCTGAAGAGATATACCGTGCATTGGTTGAAGCGACTGCCTACGGGACGAGGATCATTATTGAAACGTTCAGACAAAGCGGCGTGCCGATCGAGGAGCTGTATGCCGCAGGAGGAATCGCCGAAAAAAATCCGTTTATCATGCAGGTTTACGCGGATGTCACCAACATGGAAATCAAAATTTCCGGATCTCCGCAGGCGCCGGCTTTAGGTTCAGCGATATTCGGAGCGCTCGCGGCCGGAAGCATGAACGGCGGTTACGACCATATCGAAGAAGCAGTCGCACATATGGGCAAGATCAAGGATAAAACGTACAAACCAATTCCTGAAAACGTTTCCTTATACGATCAGCTTTATGCGGAATATAAGGAGCTTTACACGTACTTCGGAAAGCAAAACAATGTGATGAAACGCCTTAAAAAATTGAAAAACATCCAGTCCCTTAGTTCTGACACCGGTAAAGCGATGGCTTAG
- the araA gene encoding L-arabinose isomerase — translation MIQAKTHVFWFVTGSQHLYGEEAVQEVEEHSKMICNGLNDGDLRFQVEYKAVATSLDGVRKLFEEANRDEECAGIITWMHTFSPAKMWIPGLSELNKPLLHFHTQFNRDIPWDKIDMDFMNINQSAHGDREYGFIGARLGIPRKVIAGYWEDREVKRSIDKWMSAAVAYIESRHIKVARFGDNMRNVAVTEGDKIEAQIQLGWSVDGYGIGDLVTEINAVSEQSLSELISEYEELYEWPEGEAARESVKEQARIELGLKRFLSSGGYTAFTTTFEDLHGMKQLPGLAVQRLMAEGYGFGGEGDWKTAALVRMMKMMAGGKETSFMEDYTYHFEPGNEMILGSHMLEVCPSIAEHKPRIEVHPLSMGAKDDPARLVFDGIAGPAVNVSLIDLGGRFRLVINKVEAVKVPHDMPNLPVARVLWKPQPSLRTSAEAWILAGGAHHTCLSYQLTAEQMLDWAEMSGIEAVLINRDTTILNLRNELKWSEAAYRLRKF, via the coding sequence TTGATTCAGGCAAAGACGCATGTGTTTTGGTTTGTGACAGGCAGCCAGCATTTATATGGCGAAGAGGCGGTACAAGAGGTAGAAGAGCATTCCAAAATGATCTGCAACGGATTAAATGACGGAGATTTAAGGTTTCAAGTCGAGTACAAAGCGGTGGCCACTTCGCTGGACGGCGTCAGAAAACTGTTTGAAGAGGCGAACCGGGACGAAGAGTGCGCAGGCATCATCACCTGGATGCATACGTTTTCACCGGCCAAAATGTGGATTCCCGGCCTTTCCGAGCTGAATAAGCCGCTGCTCCATTTTCATACCCAGTTTAACCGGGACATTCCGTGGGATAAAATCGACATGGATTTCATGAATATTAATCAGTCTGCCCACGGCGACCGCGAATACGGTTTTATCGGAGCGAGATTGGGCATTCCTCGAAAAGTAATCGCCGGATATTGGGAAGACAGAGAAGTAAAGCGCTCGATCGACAAATGGATGAGCGCAGCGGTCGCATATATTGAAAGCCGCCATATCAAAGTCGCCCGATTTGGGGACAACATGCGGAATGTGGCGGTAACAGAAGGAGATAAGATTGAAGCGCAGATTCAGCTTGGCTGGTCTGTCGACGGATATGGAATCGGCGATCTCGTCACGGAGATCAATGCTGTATCAGAACAGAGTCTAAGCGAGCTCATCTCCGAATATGAGGAGCTTTATGAGTGGCCGGAAGGCGAAGCGGCAAGGGAATCCGTCAAGGAGCAGGCGCGGATTGAGCTTGGATTAAAGCGCTTTCTTTCGAGCGGAGGCTATACGGCCTTTACGACAACCTTTGAAGACCTCCACGGCATGAAGCAGCTTCCGGGTTTGGCTGTTCAGCGGCTGATGGCTGAAGGCTATGGCTTTGGAGGAGAAGGAGATTGGAAAACGGCTGCGCTTGTCAGGATGATGAAAATGATGGCCGGCGGAAAAGAAACGTCATTTATGGAGGATTACACGTACCATTTTGAACCGGGCAATGAAATGATCCTCGGCTCCCACATGCTTGAAGTGTGCCCTTCGATTGCCGAACACAAACCGAGAATTGAAGTCCATCCGCTGTCAATGGGTGCAAAGGATGATCCGGCGCGGCTCGTGTTTGACGGAATTGCAGGTCCTGCGGTCAATGTCTCCCTTATTGATTTGGGCGGACGTTTCAGGCTTGTCATCAATAAAGTGGAAGCTGTGAAGGTTCCGCATGATATGCCGAATCTTCCGGTGGCGCGCGTACTTTGGAAGCCTCAGCCGTCTCTGAGAACATCGGCTGAAGCGTGGATTTTGGCTGGCGGTGCTCACCATACATGCCTTTCGTACCAGCTGACAGCCGAGCAGATGCTCGATTGGGCCGAAATGTCGGGCATTGAAGCGGTGTTGATCAATCGTGATACAACGATTTTAAATCTTCGCAATGAACTCAAATGGAGTGAAGCTGCATATCGGCTTCGCAAGTTTTAA
- a CDS encoding glycoside hydrolase family 43 protein: protein MKNVLRKMSLAALIFGLLLSFSMPESGKAAFWDTKGDNFIHDPSIIKEGNTWYTFGTGLGTGLRVIKSTDGRNWSAAPSIFPTPLSWWKMYVPNHEPHQWAPDISYYNGRYWLYYSVSSFGSNTSAIGLASTDRISSGQWRDDGLVIRSTSGDQFNAIDPDLVIDKDGNPWLSFGSFWSGIKLTRLDKNTMKPTGSLYSIASRPNNGGAVEAPNITYKDGYYYLFVSFDSCCKGVDSTYKIAYGRSTSITGPYYDKSGKNMMNGGGTILDSGNDRWKGPGHQDVLNNSILVRHAYDALDNGVSKLLINDLYWDSQGWPTY from the coding sequence ATGAAAAATGTGTTGCGGAAAATGTCTTTGGCGGCCTTGATATTCGGACTGCTGCTGTCTTTTTCGATGCCTGAATCAGGCAAAGCGGCGTTTTGGGACACAAAAGGGGACAATTTCATCCATGACCCTTCTATCATTAAAGAGGGAAATACATGGTATACATTTGGAACAGGGCTCGGCACAGGGCTGCGTGTCATTAAGTCAACAGACGGGAGAAACTGGAGTGCTGCCCCGAGTATTTTTCCAACTCCATTGTCATGGTGGAAGATGTACGTACCAAATCATGAACCGCATCAATGGGCACCGGATATCAGCTACTATAACGGCCGGTATTGGCTGTACTACTCGGTTTCGTCTTTCGGTTCAAACACATCAGCGATAGGGCTCGCATCGACAGACCGGATTTCATCCGGCCAATGGCGGGATGACGGGCTGGTCATCAGGTCGACATCCGGCGATCAGTTTAATGCCATTGACCCTGATCTGGTCATTGACAAAGACGGAAACCCCTGGCTCTCATTCGGTTCCTTCTGGAGCGGCATTAAGCTGACAAGGCTTGATAAAAACACGATGAAACCGACGGGAAGCCTGTATTCGATCGCCTCAAGGCCGAATAACGGAGGAGCGGTTGAAGCCCCGAACATTACCTACAAAGACGGCTACTATTACTTATTTGTCTCGTTTGACAGCTGCTGCAAAGGGGTGGACAGCACATATAAAATAGCCTATGGCCGTTCAACGAGCATTACGGGACCCTATTATGATAAAAGCGGCAAAAATATGATGAACGGCGGAGGGACGATCCTGGACTCCGGCAATGACCGCTGGAAAGGGCCGGGACATCAGGATGTTCTGAACAACTCGATCCTTGTCAGGCATGCTTACGACGCGCTGGACAATGGTGTATCAAAGCTGCTCATCAATGACTTGTACTGGGATTCCCAAGGGTGGCCGACTTATTAA
- a CDS encoding M42 family metallopeptidase encodes MAKLDETLMMLKELTDAKGIPANEKEPRQVMKSYIEPFADEVTTDRLGSLIAKKTGQADGPKIMIAGHLDEVGFMVTRIDDRGYLRFQTVGGWWSQVMLAQRVTVVTKKGDITGIIGSKPPHVLSQEARKKSVDIKDMFIDIGASSREEAMEWGVLPGDQVVPYFEFTVMNNEKMLLAKAWDNRIGCAIAIDVLKNLKGADHPNVVYGVGTVQEEVGLRGAKTAAHTIKPDIAFGVDVGIAGDTPGITEKESASKMGKGPQIILYDASMVSHKGLRDFVTNVADEAGIPYQFDALSGGGTDSGSIHLTANGVPALSITIATRYIHTHAAMLHRDDYEHAVKLITEVIKRLDKETVQNITFD; translated from the coding sequence ATGGCAAAGCTTGATGAAACATTGATGATGCTAAAGGAATTAACTGATGCAAAAGGAATTCCGGCGAATGAAAAAGAACCCAGACAAGTCATGAAATCGTACATAGAACCGTTTGCCGACGAGGTTACGACAGACAGACTGGGAAGCTTAATCGCAAAAAAGACTGGACAGGCTGACGGACCGAAGATTATGATTGCCGGCCATCTTGATGAGGTCGGTTTTATGGTTACGCGGATCGATGACAGGGGCTATCTCCGCTTTCAGACGGTCGGAGGCTGGTGGAGCCAGGTCATGCTGGCGCAGCGTGTGACGGTCGTGACAAAGAAAGGCGACATCACCGGTATCATCGGTTCAAAGCCTCCTCATGTCCTGTCTCAGGAGGCGAGAAAAAAATCGGTCGATATTAAAGATATGTTTATCGACATCGGGGCGTCGAGCAGGGAGGAAGCGATGGAATGGGGCGTTCTTCCGGGAGACCAGGTCGTCCCTTACTTTGAATTTACGGTGATGAATAATGAAAAAATGCTGCTTGCCAAAGCATGGGACAACCGTATCGGCTGCGCGATCGCAATCGACGTGCTGAAAAACCTGAAAGGAGCCGATCATCCGAATGTCGTCTACGGCGTCGGAACCGTACAAGAGGAAGTAGGGCTGAGAGGCGCGAAAACAGCCGCGCATACGATCAAGCCTGATATCGCTTTCGGTGTCGACGTGGGAATTGCGGGTGATACGCCTGGTATTACCGAAAAAGAGTCGGCAAGCAAAATGGGAAAAGGCCCGCAGATCATACTTTATGATGCATCAATGGTGTCCCATAAAGGGCTTCGCGACTTTGTAACGAATGTGGCAGATGAAGCCGGCATTCCGTATCAATTTGACGCCCTCTCAGGCGGAGGAACAGATTCAGGATCAATCCACCTTACCGCGAACGGAGTGCCTGCCCTGTCGATCACGATCGCGACGAGGTATATCCATACGCACGCGGCCATGCTTCACCGGGATGACTATGAACATGCGGTAAAATTAATTACCGAAGTCATTAAACGACTGGATAAAGAGACGGTTCAAAACATTACGTTTGACTGA
- a CDS encoding DUF1294 domain-containing protein → MTLIWIYMILINGYGFFLMKADKQKAVRGKWRVSERRIWLVAAAFGSAGVWFGMMRFRHKTKHLSFRLGIPFLLGVQAVLTGFYMMN, encoded by the coding sequence TTGACTCTCATATGGATATACATGATCCTCATAAACGGATACGGTTTTTTCTTAATGAAAGCCGATAAGCAAAAAGCGGTCAGAGGCAAATGGAGGGTGTCTGAGCGCCGCATCTGGCTCGTTGCGGCTGCTTTTGGCTCCGCAGGCGTCTGGTTCGGGATGATGCGGTTCAGACATAAGACAAAACACCTTTCCTTCAGGCTCGGCATTCCTTTTTTGCTCGGCGTGCAAGCTGTTTTGACCGGCTTTTATATGATGAATTAA